The following proteins are encoded in a genomic region of Bacillus sp. FJAT-22090:
- a CDS encoding TIGR00730 family Rossman fold protein: MKKLAVFCGSSNGASDVYLEGAKKLGKELAKRNIALVYGGASVGIMGAVADSVLNEGGYVIGVMPSFLDNREIAHKNLSELIIVDSMHERKAKMAELADGFIALPGGPGTLEEFFEIFTWAQLGLHHKPCGLLNINHYYDPLIALFNHMSEEQFLHEKYRNMALVDSEPKGILDKFNTYEPPTVKTYITEKQI; the protein is encoded by the coding sequence TTGAAAAAGTTAGCCGTATTTTGTGGATCGAGTAACGGAGCATCTGATGTCTATCTAGAAGGTGCGAAAAAACTTGGTAAAGAACTAGCTAAACGAAATATTGCACTTGTTTATGGTGGAGCGAGTGTTGGAATTATGGGTGCTGTTGCAGATTCAGTTCTGAATGAGGGAGGATACGTAATTGGTGTTATGCCAAGTTTTCTAGATAATAGAGAGATAGCTCATAAAAACTTGTCAGAGCTGATCATCGTAGATTCAATGCATGAGAGAAAAGCGAAAATGGCAGAGCTTGCTGATGGATTTATAGCTTTGCCTGGTGGGCCAGGAACTTTAGAAGAGTTCTTTGAAATTTTTACTTGGGCTCAGTTAGGGCTCCATCATAAACCATGTGGTCTCTTAAATATAAATCATTATTATGATCCTCTTATTGCGTTATTTAATCATATGTCAGAGGAACAGTTTTTACATGAAAAGTACCGTAACATGGCATTAGTCGATAGTGAACCAAAAGGGATCCTTGATAAATTCAATACATATGAACCACCAACTGTAAAAACTTACATTACTGAAAAACAGATCTGA
- a CDS encoding MazG nucleotide pyrophosphohydrolase domain-containing protein produces MNVTEFQQWVKDYYESRGWSELDIFIRIGFLAEETGEVARAIRALEIGRDRPDEIRGSYEENKQELTEELGDVLGNLIVIANKYNIPLEEVFQSHKKKLSDRYSND; encoded by the coding sequence ATGAATGTAACTGAATTTCAACAATGGGTAAAGGATTATTATGAAAGTAGGGGCTGGTCTGAGTTAGACATATTTATTCGTATTGGCTTTTTAGCAGAAGAAACGGGCGAGGTTGCACGAGCTATAAGAGCTCTTGAGATTGGTAGGGATAGGCCTGATGAAATAAGGGGCTCTTATGAGGAAAATAAACAGGAGTTAACTGAAGAGTTAGGAGATGTACTGGGTAATTTAATTGTGATTGCAAACAAGTACAATATCCCACTAGAAGAAGTGTTTCAGTCACATAAAAAGAAACTCTCAGATCGTTATTCTAATGATTAG
- a CDS encoding PadR family transcriptional regulator, producing the protein MEVNKEVLKGHIDTIILSLLQIRDMYGYELAKLVREKSDEQFELKEGTLYLSLKRLEKNKFIESYWGDEQGPGGRRKYYKLTRLGEEGFEQKRLEWEFVKKLIDSFLEGGKRYEAN; encoded by the coding sequence TTGGAAGTAAATAAAGAGGTTTTAAAAGGTCATATTGATACGATAATTTTATCGTTACTACAAATCAGAGATATGTACGGATATGAGTTAGCTAAATTGGTTCGAGAAAAAAGCGATGAACAGTTTGAATTGAAAGAAGGTACGCTTTATTTATCTTTAAAACGATTAGAAAAAAATAAATTTATTGAATCTTATTGGGGCGATGAACAAGGACCAGGGGGCAGAAGGAAATATTATAAACTCACGCGATTAGGTGAAGAAGGTTTTGAACAAAAGCGTTTGGAGTGGGAATTTGTTAAAAAATTGATTGATTCCTTTTTGGAAGGAGGAAAAAGATATGAAGCAAATTGA
- a CDS encoding permease prefix domain 1-containing protein, producing MKQIEGFVDSVYQNVGGNKKELQELKAEMKSYLLEAVHELKLEGKSEQVAVEIAIKRFGKENELRSAISEIFETQKVFGKMLLYIGIAILLLSTIVFSYFLSIGNQRTSEQSEIAYEIGDIVESNPELSEATEEKIEKLLNDAVYIKKMNVYLNEDRENPVYELNKSTNQTFSLMYSDLYYGSGDINSFIEIKVLDYRNIGFLTMFFGFTCFVVLFIIWAIINIYHKKRKTV from the coding sequence ATGAAGCAAATTGAAGGATTCGTTGATTCTGTATATCAAAATGTAGGAGGAAATAAAAAAGAATTACAAGAATTAAAAGCAGAAATGAAAAGTTATTTGTTAGAGGCAGTTCACGAGTTGAAATTAGAGGGGAAATCAGAACAGGTGGCAGTAGAAATTGCCATTAAACGTTTTGGTAAAGAAAATGAATTACGTTCTGCTATTAGTGAGATATTTGAAACTCAAAAAGTTTTTGGAAAAATGCTTCTTTATATAGGAATAGCTATTTTACTTCTTTCAACTATTGTATTTAGCTATTTCTTAAGCATTGGAAACCAACGTACAAGTGAACAATCAGAAATTGCTTACGAAATTGGAGATATTGTTGAAAGTAACCCAGAATTATCAGAAGCAACAGAAGAGAAAATAGAAAAGTTGTTAAACGATGCCGTTTATATAAAAAAAATGAATGTTTATCTAAATGAAGATAGAGAAAATCCTGTGTACGAATTAAATAAAAGTACAAATCAAACCTTCTCATTGATGTATAGTGATTTGTATTACGGAAGTGGTGATATAAATAGTTTTATAGAAATTAAAGTTCTTGATTATCGTAACATTGGATTTCTTACCATGTTCTTTGGTTTTACATGTTTTGTAGTGCTTTTCATTATTTGGGCTATCATAAACATTTATCATAAGAAAAGAAAAACTGTTTAA
- a CDS encoding GNAT family N-acetyltransferase — MINELQTQRLHLRKMEVSDSHSLFKIWSDPDVTKFMNISSFTHEVQAKEMIEKLEELAQASKAIRYSMIEQESNEIIGTCGFNSIDFENAKAEIGYDIAKAYWGMGYATEGIFALLNYSFETLELNRIEAKVEPANVNSIKVLKKLNFTFEGTLRQYEKSKGNFIDINIYSLLKTD, encoded by the coding sequence TTGATAAATGAACTACAAACCCAAAGATTGCATTTAAGAAAAATGGAAGTATCAGATTCACATAGCTTATTTAAAATTTGGTCTGATCCAGATGTCACTAAATTCATGAACATCTCTAGCTTTACACATGAAGTTCAAGCAAAAGAAATGATTGAAAAGCTTGAGGAATTGGCTCAAGCTAGTAAAGCTATTCGTTACAGCATGATTGAACAAGAATCCAACGAAATAATTGGTACGTGCGGATTCAATTCTATAGACTTTGAAAATGCAAAGGCCGAAATTGGTTATGATATTGCTAAAGCCTATTGGGGCATGGGTTATGCTACAGAAGGTATCTTCGCATTGCTTAATTATTCTTTCGAAACATTAGAATTAAATAGAATCGAAGCCAAGGTAGAACCTGCAAATGTAAATTCTATCAAGGTATTAAAAAAATTAAATTTCACATTTGAAGGAACACTAAGACAATACGAAAAATCTAAAGGAAACTTTATTGACATCAATATTTATTCACTATTAAAAACAGATTGA